The Mangifera indica cultivar Alphonso chromosome 19, CATAS_Mindica_2.1, whole genome shotgun sequence nucleotide sequence TGATTGGACTTGGGGTCGGGGTTGGGGTTGGgctgaatattatttgagtcAGTTGGGTTGGATTTGTATACTTGGGCTTGGGTGTAAAGTAATTGAATTGATGTTGACCAATTAGGTTTTGGGATGGGACTTGGGCTTGGAATGTTGTTATATAAgttggttggatttggagtgTGTAAATGATGGTTGGGTTGAGTTAAACGTAAGTGGGGTAAGCTTAGACAATTGAGTGTGAAGATTGGGTTGGGTGATGGATTAGTGTTTGATTGGGTTGGGGTGACACATTTAAATGGTTTGAGATTTGGGCCTGggtcataaattttaattgggTTGGGATAGTTAAGAAAAGGAAATTGTGCTAGATTTTGAGCAAGTTTTTCTAGAAGTTGAATAGAATAACCCAATCTAGACATTTTTAAGATctaaatctaatattattttatctaagaAAGAGTTACTCCATTTCCACTCTGTATACTATAGATAAgggaaagaaaacaattttctgtattataattaaaataatacgaAAACAATTGAGTGGATGGTTGATAAAAGCAGGGCGTCCTTGAGCAGGGAACAAAGTTCATCATGGGCAGGGTTCAAATCATGGCACATATGAGTCATTCAAATACCAAAATCTAGGTCCAACACCAACCTCCACATCATATTCTTCAAACTATTAACTATTTCATCAAGATTTCCAATAATTAAATAGGCTGGAACATCTGGAGTATGAGGGAAATATACATACCGCTTTTTCAATGCTTGAAAAGTGCTGCATTCTGCTTGATAGGATTTTCTGCATACGGATCAATGAAGCCATAGCTGTTCCCTGAAATGACAATCAACATTGCTTAAAAAGACCATGTTTTAGCAAATAGACACAGAAAATGAGGCAGCATTATTCTCTAGAAACCGAACCTCTACAACATCCACAACAACCAGCCCAGCCAAGGTAGGCAATGTTTTCTTTGCAGCAACATGCACGGCAACTGAACCTCCCATGCTATACATTAATGACAGAAGTCATATAAATAGTTGGCATTGGGATAAGAGAGAGAAGATGACTGCATCAGAATAGTTCTCTTCGCGAGAAATTAACCAACAGCTTAAGTAATCATCAGAGGTATTCTCTGTTAGCAAACAGAACCTCGACAAATCGTGCAGTTATACACTTGGAAATTAAACTGATAGCACATTTTGCATTTCTAGGAAAAACAATAACAGCAGTATCGAGATCTTCCACTGATATAAACATTTAGCAACAGCAAtctaataaattcaaagttaCCCCTTTGTCCAAAGGGCAATACTTCAACCGAAAGACTAGACTATGTTGTTTGTTAATTGAAGTATTACATAatctttcaaatatttacacCAGGTAAGGACTAAAATCattcaaaagacaaaaataatcagCTAGAtgattaatgaaatataaaataaactaacaAGGCCCTGCAATTGACAAATACCATTTATTTTGACGCCTTTAAAAGTTTTAGCACCTCTTTGACCTCTGAAAATACATTATGTGATACTTATGCAACATGGCTAACATGAAAATAACTTATTGAGGAGTACAACCTGTGGCCAACAAGCACAATTGCAGGAGAGGATTCTCCATACATTTCCTTTATAACAACCAAAACGTCATTGCACATAGTCTGCACACATGCaatttccttttaatttaaaaaatgcatagctaaaatatgaaattttcacaacataaaaactaaaacatatttatgtatttttttctaGTATTTATTATCTGTACCTCAACAGAGAGGTCTAGATCGTTTTCTGAGGATGATTTTCCATGTCCTCTCAAGTCCATAGCAACCACCCGAGCTTTCTCCTTAATTTTACTAGTTGATAAAGCAAATGAAAGTCTGCCAAAATGTATCCAGTTAATCACCTCTTTCAGAAAGTcagaattcaaaaaataatgcaaaatttgattttgtctcAAAGCACAcaaaaagagtttaaaatagAAAAGCATATATGTTAAGGAATTTCCTCGATTACAATGAAAAGAATTtacatcaaaatgaaaattatccGCATATCAAAGGATATGTCCACATTCATTGATAATATAAGACAACAAACATCCTTCAATAGAACTTTGAAATAAATCAAATGCAAGACTAGGCAGAATCCAATTCCATAGCTAGGGGGAAGTTAATATGGAGTACACCAGTCAATTCATCCTATCATGCAAACAAATGAAAAGACTCatccacaaaaaataaaaaatacataatgaAAACATACAAGATTCAAACTTCTGAGTTACTAAAGAAAACAAATTGAGTGATTATCAACATTCTACTAATGTGACATTCTACTTCGTGAAATACAGAAAGTGCAAATTAATGATCTGTTCATAAGGAAAAAACTAGGAGTAGgacttttttttcaattttatgtcATTTATATGCAATCTTCTTTTCAGTATTGGTAATTCATTGATACTTAAGTTAAAGTAATTTAGGAAGTTAAAGGAAGATCTATAGTTTCCAGTATCGCTGGAAGAGGCTGCAGACTGCTTGAGTTTCATATATTAACATTATTTGCCTAATTAGTATTCAAGGAGCAGTTTTAATTTGGCCTTCCCAGTCAAAGcctgaatatattttatttcttaatcaTGATTCCTGCATAAAGTATATGCCCTCtgtcaattaaatttaagagtataacaaaaactttgaaagtttttgaaactttacaTAAGGGTGTGACCTCCCCTTTTCCCTAGTCATAATCTTTCAGGAACCTAAGTGTCATTGCTTATCACTGAGGTTGAATGCCAAAAACTTTTTCCATCTCTTTGTTCTAAACGTCTACAGTCCACCTATTGTCTCCAGCAGCTAAGTAACCTTGCACATCAAACCTTTTCACCTGAAATTAATTACCAACTATTTGAAACCTAATCATATCAACCTACAACCATGAATTCACATACAGAGCATAAGATTTAGCATTGTCAATTTACATAACTAATACTCTCATAGGGATTAAAAAGTGAATCAATTGTGCTTGGCCATGAAGACATTTTAGGTAGTTGAGCCACCCTAGAAGTCAAATACCAAGTTGCATAAGTTAAAATcttccaattatttttttacacatTAAAGATAAGTTATCATAGGATTTTCCACGAACTAAAATTTGGCAGACATTGTCAGAAGCTGTGAAACCAAAATATTAGACTAAGCATATGAAATAAGATTCCTATTAAACTGCAGAACTCACATTACCTACTAATTTCaacagaaaattttataaattacacACAATCTTGAATAatcatcttcattcatttttGACATAATGGAAAAGGTACAGTTTCAGCTGAACAATGATCAAGCATACCCAGAATATCCACCACCATGCAGGCAAAAAACCACTGGTCCTTCTGTTCCTGCCATGTATACATGAAAGACCTAACATGATAAAGCATATTAGAAGTGAATAACTGCaataaaacttgaaaattcTCGAAAATTTCAACACTAACATCATTTGAATTAGGGATGGAGACATCcttttcttcatcaaaataGACCAACCAATCCAAAGGTGAGTATTTTTGCACAGAACTCCTGCAAGTAAATTTTGgtaaattaaaacaaacaccTTCAGTGATGTGGTGTGAACAAACATAACTACTTAAGATATTAGAGAAATTACTtcatgtataaatattatatcttttCCAGCCCTATGAATCTGAATAAGTTGCCACAGTATTacccatctctctctctctctctctctctttcttttggATAAGAAACCACAAAATACTCCACTTCGTTCACactaaacaatataaaattcaactcaaatcatAAGATGCTTCCCAGTCATGATGGATAACGAAAAGATGAATTCCTAAACTTGAGAAGTAGCCAACAAGTTATAAAGAAGACCACATTTATTCCATGAAACGAAatgtgttttttctttattctatcAGTTGCAAATAACATCATGGGACCTTCTTCAAGTGCTTCCTTTACACACCAAGAAAAAATGACAAAGGGAATCCATTCAAATTCTTCACCTCTATGGGAGTAACAAAATGATGTCTGTGGATATGATTTTCAACAACATTTCATGTAACATATATTTCTAGAAAACAAGTGTCTAGTTAATGCTAATCTAGCAAAAAAAGTTTCCACTTGATTAGAGATTGACAGAGAGTTCAAGAATGGAGTTAGCATTCTCCTTCTTCCTTCAAAACTAGTTGTTCAATTCACCAAAAGCCAAgtaattctaaaattaaaaaccttacaGACAGAGACAGGTACTTTCAAGCACATGTTTTTCCTTTCAGGAAGTATCAACAAAAATGAGACGTCATAGCTCACCAACTAAAATTTATGAGTGagcaaacaaaaatatgaatccACATTACGATGCCAATACCTAAGCACAAAATTTAACCATCAAAAGAGTGTCCTTAGGGGCACTTCTTTAAAAATCCCTTGAAAAAAATACCTTCAAACCCTATGGAAATAGACAAGTAATCAGACATGTAGCTTGATCCAACAAGTTCTAAGGTTACAATCTCGAGGACCACCTACCTAGCAAAAAGCCTTGAGTGATCTTCGTCTGAAAAATTGTAGGACTAAGTAGGGGCCCTAGTTCCAAACTCAATTGTGCTAAGTGGGTTCAAAGGGATTCTAGGTTATAAGaagaaatcaaatataaaaatccaATACTCTCTACAATTTCTCAAATACTACTCCTGAATTGTTTCTCTTAAAAAcatttcaagtaattttttgatGGGGGACCAAGGCTTTTGATTAGTGGAAGGAAAACGAAGataaaacatgaaaagaaaagaggTCAAATGAAAGTCCAAGATAAAAAGGTGGCGGTTGGGTGTAAAAGGAGAATGAATAGAAGAATAATGGAGGACTATGGAAAGAGGGTGGTAGggtagaaaacataaaaaaacgtTGAAAAAACAAGCCACAAGCAAGAGGATGGCGTAGCACATGATGATGGGGGACTAAGGCTTTTGACTTGTGGAAAGAAAAGAGGTCAAATGAATATCCAAGGTAAGCAAGAGGTTGGGTGAAAAAGgagaatgaaaaaaagaataatggaAGACAATGGAAAGAGAGCGGTAGggtaataaatataaaaaaaaatgaagaaacaaatcAAAAGCAAGAGGATGGCATGACACATGATGTGACAGCCAAGGGTGATGTGGCAAAGGATGTGGCAGCTTGCTTGGCAACATGACATGATGACATAGGTGTGCATGATGATGTGGAGCCATGTAGGAAGCCTAATACATGTGGAATAACAATTCCTAGTTGAGTGGTGTTTGGTTTAAATCAAGTTTCTTTATAGAGTTTGGTTTAAACACAAGCTTCCTAGTCCAATTTTGTTAACTGagtcttttatttatatttgttttcctAATAGTTTAAGAGTcctattttaataaaagagcTTTTAGGAGTCTTTATGTTTTTGGAAAACTCTagttaatgttatttatttaaagtctAAGTCTCTTAGAGtttggaattaattaatattcctaattctaattaaactagTGTCCTAGtttaataagttttatattctaatagagttagaattttattttgattaagagAATCGCTAGCCCATATAAAGTGTTTAAGTCTTTGTAAACTAATTCAATTCTTCAATTCAAgcgattataaataaaaatttagatttgcGTATTTTTTAACAATTGCTTTGTAAAGATTGCATCGAATTCATGTTTATCTCTTCATTAATTGAACGGTATCAACCCTTAATTCTCCTTATAAACAATATCACAACTCCATCCACACTTGTTCTGGGTCATTTTTGCCCAATCCACACTTCCCGAAAAGGGAATTTATCATCCCAAGCACTTCTCTCAAAAGTAATCCAAATGCCTACTTTCCTAATCTCAAAAAGTGCACCTAAATGCATTGTAACAACATGACTCCAATCTTTCAATCtagaaaaaatttcacaaaccatTATAAGATTTGTATCCTAACTGTGTACCAAATGACGTAACACCTAGTTTAGCCGATATTTCACTTTCCAAAATCATTGCTCCATTAGCGCAATGGTTTCAAAATCAACAACCACATCACTGAGAATACAAAATTCAGATCCTTGCTTATAAATGAAGCATTATCACGCCACTATTTACTGTGGTTATAAAACCCCAAATTTCAATGTATCATACATCCAGGTTGATGAAATGaactgaattaaataaaaaaattcttaaaaagaaatcaaattagAAAACTATGAAAGCTTTTTACGTTCTCAACTACTACGCAATgaacaccaaaaaaaaataaaaattcagagaCTTACTTTATAAGTGAAGCATTATCAAGCCATTATTTATTACGTTATAGACCCTCAAATTTCAACAATGGAAAACCAAGGCTGTTGAAATGaactaaattagaaaaaaaattaaataaaatcttgacaagaaatcaaagaaaaaaactagGAAAGTTTTTCACTTTCTCAACAATTGAGTTTacaaaaaaaacacaataaaacagccaagaaaaaaaatgcaaggTAAAGAATGAACGTTTGAGAAGGAGTTGAGATCTTACTGAGAGGGAGGGCGCACAGGAATGGAGGCGTAAGCGGAAGGCAACGGCGCTTCACTCCCTTTTGGAGGCTGCtctatttcttcttctaagCTCTCTTCAGGCAGTGAACTGAGATTCGACGAATCCATTGCTTGATCAGTTCAATTCAATTCTCTGGCTCgaaaatgaaagaagatgaAATTGGAGGGGACGACAAGTTCTTGGATTATAGATGTGGGACATTTTAGATCTTCAGTTTTATGGGGAtcttttgaaaattcatcaGTATGtattattttaggccaaagaaCAATTTcgcacccaaggtatgctataTTTCTAAGTTttccccctttaactttgaaaatcccaaataTCCATacataagcagttaaaattaacaggacctaaccccttaaaatttatctctttttgcctctctaaacttttaaaactaaaagtttttcccaacttaagttttaaaaaataacagttttccCCTAGAGTTTCGTTTTTAGATCTCAGGTGTCATCTCCGGATCTATTATTGgtggtctctccctcctgaagcctCATCTCACTCTgacggtctctctccacccatttggatGTTCGATTGACATCGAAAGAGTCATGGAAGATGAAAAACTTTGTCGGGCAAGACGAAGTTTTTTATCCtcccagacaaagacaaagCTATCATCTTTGTTTGGAAAGATGATCGTTTTCCCAAAAGACTGACAATGGAGTTGGAGATGGTGTCAGAGATCTGGAAACGAAACCCTAAgggaaaactattattttttaaaacttaagttaggagattagtttttaaagtttaggggagcaaaaagagattatattttagtttatttttaatattatagataaaataacgattttacccttattaccgttaattttaactactcataggtagatatttaagattttcaaagttaaaagaaaaaaaaaacgaaaaatgtagtataccttgggtgggatatagcTCTTTGGCCATTATTTTACCACGCGCCTACACTCTGAGTCTCTTAGAGTCATAGACGGACAAAAATATCCTTCGTTCGccttcttcctctttctctgtttaataaaattatataaattcaaatgtgttataaAAGTCCTTATAAGTGTGAGCAAATAACTTATATagaattataaacacaaaagaCAATAAATTGAAGAGAAGGATGTATCTCAAATGTGAGGGATGGGACAGTATTTATACAAGATTTCACTGCACATGCTTTAATGTTTTTCTAAGCTAATAAATGTTGTCTTAATGTCATAAAGAACATTAAATGCGCTCGTTCAATTAATCCTTAGCCAAACTCCTTCGAGTTTTCCAAACTTTAATGTTATCTCATCTTTATTTATTGTGTTTATATGGtagaaatacatatataatattttttttggatttctattatttataaataattataataattttattaagaaaaaatctaataaggtaaaaaaaaagtaaatgaacgtaattatttaaagttataaaaaacaGAATTAGACGTGTTTAAACTGTctcattaaaaactttactaGGAAAACCTACTGAATTAAAcctaatgaaaacaaaatatagTATATATTTTGTCTAATATGTGACACACTTCAAAAATTTACTCCCATGATAAGCGCTCCCCTTAAAAAATGTTTCCTATTTTTGTAgtgagattaatttattttaattttgttgtttgttaaGTTGCTGCATACCAATGTTATacattaacttttcaaatgttgatatTGGTAATGTTTTGGTGAATAAGTTTACAAGATTATCATTAGatcatatttatttgatatcaaTCTTTTGGTTTTACTAGAGCTCGTGAAGATAAAAGAACTTCGTGAGGTATATTTGTATCTATCTTTCTTAATGTcctcatataatatggaaggaatATCTATTGTGAAGGAAATATTACATGTATTCCAGATGTGATAGATGATAAATCATAATCATATGCATTTTCGGTTTCCTTCATGGAAAGTTGAAATCTATTAATGATATGAAGATGTTGCAACCAAAGTTTGTTTGATGGGATGTCATAATattattgtgtcattataagtgaaaacatatttCATTTGTAAGCGGACCTTATGATGGTAAGAAAAATAATCGGCATCTGTATGTTCAACAAAACTACAATTTTGAGGGGATTTAATAGAATATagtaatctcaaatctctaattCTACATAggtaacaaattatatatttgattttgttcaaATGGTGACAGGTTAGTGCAGAACTAAATCAGGCTAATAAATTCACTAGGAATGATATACTGGTCTAGTGCATTAAGTCAAATATAATGAAACACCAATGACAATAAGATATGATACTTCAGGATCTGAGTatcttttcatgtttttctttAGGATGAAATAGATCATTTGTTAGGTCAAGAGACTGAATGACCATTAGGATACTTAAATGATaagttttatccatattaaagcattttaacaatttatcaatatatacttattgattaataagtattcaatttaaattatgctCGATTTACAAACCGAgacaatatttcatttttcccaaATTCTTCATCTCGAATTTCTTTTTGCAGACattcaatagttttttaaagttcttCAAGAGTCCCATTAAAtttatgtcatcaacataaactgttaCAATAATAAATTTCGATTCTAACCTTTTTATGAAAGACACATAGACATATAGGGTTATTCACATAGCTCTCTTTATTCAAGTATTAACTGGGGTGATTGTACCACATTCTTTCGAATTATTTTAACCCatacaatgatctttgtaaCTTGATTAAGTACATGCCTTTTGGATTGACTATTTTTACTTCAGACAATTTTAATCCTTCagagagtttcatataaatttcaatatcgaagttttcatacaaataaacagCAACTACATCCATTAGATGAATATCCAATCTTTCAAAGACTATTAAGCTGATAAAATATTTGACTATGATTATATTCATCGCATATGcatatgttttatcaaagtcTACACCTGACTTTTAAGAAAAACCTTTGGCCACAAGCCTTactttatatctagtaatttcatttttctcattttttttcttacaaatactcatttatatccaataagtTGTATGTATTCAGGTGTTTGAACTATAGGTCCAAACACTTGACATTTTcctagaaaaattaattttgtctgAATTGCTCCTTCCTATTTAAGTTAGTCATATCTTTGCTTTCTTTCATCTATATtatgtggttcaaaatcatcatcatttataattcTAATAACTAGTACAAATAAGAATACATCATCAATGTTAACCATTGCAAGGTTCCACATATCTCttgtataagcataatttatagaggtttatatattctcattttcatgTATTTTAAGAGTTTGTTCCATTTTAGTGACTCTGGTCTCTTCAGGGATTGTGATATCTTTTAGAGAGATATTAGCAAGTgtggattttttaattgttttaggaTCATCTTGGTTTATATCTGtttgattctttgttttttgttttcaagGAATAGTGTCCTTCAATCTAATAAGTCTACCACGCTTCTAGTATATAGTagatgtaataccctcaggtatgttttaGGGTCATTTATCTCTTTTGAccatgttttgagatatttgccattttaaatatatatatatatatataaatacaaaaagataaagataaagagataaagagaaagagataaagatgtatataaagagagaaaagacaaaagaaaaaaataaaggaagctTCAagctttttccatcatcttttACTGTCCATTCCAGCAGCCAACCTccttcatgttgttttcttttgttttgtgaagcaaaaggaaggaattgaaaggattttggaagagaaaaagagaaaaaaaggaagcactttggaagctttggtaaccaaaagatctccttcctttcccttttacctatgattatatatatttgatacatgttatatgaatatgttagtgtgttttggcattgatttaaggtgattttagtgataaaggaagcaagacaaggaagaggaagccaacttgcaaagattggcttgaaacaaggtaaagggtattatccttgatatgtttcatgttttatgcttttggtcccttagatctatgttataaatgatgattttgaagttgagaaatgttgtttggtcatttggggtatctatgtgtgtgattttgttcatggcagaaagttggataatatttacagttttaccactgatttcgtcccacgttttggctgccttatctaatgaattatgagtgctattatagcttgttggaaagatacttgaattatattttcagtgatatataacttgtatgaattagagaccgtttggactgttaaatggcatgaacaaaaaaactgtcttaccaaataaacagtgaagatagttttttgctattgacttcatcccacgttttggctaccttatctgatgaatcatgagtgctattatagcttgttggaaatatattttaatcctctttccaatgatatatagcttgtatggaTTAGATATCATTTGGACTGTtcaatattgtatgaaccaaaaggattgttttaccaaataaatagtgaagacagttttttgcaaCTAACTTCATCTCAAgctttgactgtcttatctactgaattataagtgctattatagctttttggaaagctctttgaattttattttcaacgatatatagcttgtatgaattagaaaccgtttggactgttaaattgtatgaaaaagaaggttgccctacCAAATAACAGttctgtgaacaatatttcacagttttggaaagaaagaaagaaagaaaaagaggagaaaaaggaaaggaagaaagaaagaaaagaaaggaaaggaaaggaaaggaaagaaaa carries:
- the LOC123202983 gene encoding protein phosphatase methylesterase 1-like isoform X1; translated protein: MDSSNLSSLPEESLEEEIEQPPKGSEAPLPSAYASIPVRPPSQSSVQKYSPLDWLVYFDEEKDVSIPNSNDVFHVYMAGTEGPVVFCLHGGGYSGLSFALSTSKIKEKARVVAMDLRGHGKSSSENDLDLSVETMCNDVLVVIKEMYGESSPAIVLVGHSMGGSVAVHVAAKKTLPTLAGLVVVDVVEGTAMASLIRMQKILSSRMQHFSSIEKAIEWSVKGGALRNTDSARVSIPSTLKYDDSKKCYVYRTQLEETEQYWRGWYEGLSEKFLSCPVPKLLLLAGTDRLDRPLTIGQMQGKFQMVVVRHTGHAIQEDAPEEFAALILNFISRNRIGPHGVEIPGLRQPLQTHSQQ
- the LOC123202983 gene encoding protein phosphatase methylesterase 1-like isoform X2 is translated as MKSSVQKYSPLDWLVYFDEEKDVSIPNSNDVFHVYMAGTEGPVVFCLHGGGYSGLSFALSTSKIKEKARVVAMDLRGHGKSSSENDLDLSVETMCNDVLVVIKEMYGESSPAIVLVGHSMGGSVAVHVAAKKTLPTLAGLVVVDVVEGTAMASLIRMQKILSSRMQHFSSIEKAIEWSVKGGALRNTDSARVSIPSTLKYDDSKKCYVYRTQLEETEQYWRGWYEGLSEKFLSCPVPKLLLLAGTDRLDRPLTIGQMQGKFQMVVVRHTGHAIQEDAPEEFAALILNFISRNRIGPHGVEIPGLRQPLQTHSQQ